The segment GCGGTTATCGCCTGGGCCGCCGCCTTTACGAAGCGCGTAAAGAGCTGTGCCGCTCAATGAACCTGCGGGCGATTCTAGCCGGTGGACGCATTCCTGAGTACCACCAGCACGCCGATGAGCTCACCCCGGCTCAATACATTGATAAAGTTTCGCGTAAAGAGATCTACGATCCGATTCTCTCTTTCCAGCAGGCCAATGACTTCCAGGTAAAGCGCCTACTGCGCAAATATCTGCCGGAAGATGAGCAGTCACGAGGTTACGCCACCCTGCTGGAGTGGAACAACATTCTGTTTGAGCCCGCTGCCAGCGTGCTCGACAACAAACCGACCCAAGTACGGGTGGGGGCGGTGCAGTGGCAGATGCGTGAGTTTTCGTCGGTTGAAGCTGCGCTTCAGCAGATCGAGTACTTCGTAGATGCGCTCTCCGACTACCAGAGCGACTTTGCCGTTTTCCCAGAGCTGTTCAACGCACCGTTGATGGGCCTTCAGGATCGCGCTGCTCAGCAGGATCAAATGGGCGCGATTCGCTTTTTGGCCGGTTTTACCGAGCGCTTTAAGTCTGAACTCTCGCGGATGGCGGTCTCCTACAATATCAATATTGTAGGCGGCTCGATGATTGAAGTGGGCGACGATGACCGACTCTACAACATCGCCTACCTGTTCCACCGCGACGGCACCGTTGAGCGCCAGGCCAAGCTGCACATTACGCCTCAAGAGCGCCGCGACTGGGTAATTGAAGGTGGAGACGAGCTACAGGTGTTCGATACAGACGCTGGCCGCGTAGGCATCTTGATCTGCTACGACGTGGAGTTTCCGGAACTTGGCCGACTGCTGGCCGACCAGGATATGGACATTCTGTTTGTGCCATTCTGGACTGACACTAAAAACGGTTACCTGCGCGTGCGCCATTGCAGCCAGGCAAGGGCAATCGAAAATGAGTGCTACGTGGTGCTCTGCGGCAGCGTCGGCAACCTGCCTTCGATTGAAAACCTGGATATCCAGTACGCTCAATCGGCTGTGTTCTCCCCTTCCGATTTCGCCTTCCCCCACGACGCGGTGCTGGCGGAAACCACGCCCAATACCGAGATGATCTTCTTCTCGGACTTGGATCTCACCCGTCTAACGGTAGTACGTGCCGAAGGTTCGGTGACCAACCTTAAAGACCGCCGCAAGGATCTGTTTGATCTACGCTGGCGCGACTGGTCGTGGAAATCGGGTGCCAATCTGGAAGATTGAAGTGTTAGATGTAAGGTAAATTAAAAACGCCGCCCAATTGGGCGGCGTTTTTGTTTCTATAAGCGTTTTATATAGCTTAATCAGGCCAAACGAGGTGCGCAGGCACGCGGCCTTTGCCATCAAACAGAATACCCTCATCACGCAACTTACGATGTTGGCGCTCGGCGCCGCCGTGATCGGCAAGCTTCAACGACGATGCAATCACGCGATGCCATGGCAACTGGTGGCCATCTGGCAGGTGACGCATCGCCGAACCTACCATGCGTGGGGTGGCGCCTTCGGTCATGGCGGCAATGCGGCCATAGGTCGTCACCCGACCCGGCGGAATCTGATCGACAATGGTGTAGATCTGTTCGAGTAATTCCGGCCGAGCCATGTGATTATCCTTTTATTCCTTGAGAACACTTATGGGCGTGATTATAGCCCCTCAACCAGTTGATCAATCGCCTGGAAAGCTTCTTTGATGGCGGCTTCGCGCTGCTGCTCGCCCATATTCAAGCCTTCAGCATAGACCACATGGGTATCTTTAATTCCCATCAGACCCAGCATGGCTTTGAGGTGCGGCGTTTGGCTATCCATTTCGGTGCCTGCGTACTGACCACCGCGCGCTGCCAGAATAATCGCTCGCTTGCCTTCCACCAACCCTTGCGGGCCGTTTTCGGTATAGCGGAACGTTTCACCGGCACGCAGAATACGGTCAAACCACGCCTTCAGCTGTGAAGGAATACCCAGGTTGTACATCGGCACCGCAATCACCAGCACATCATTGGCGCGCAGCTCAGCCAGCAGTTCGTCCGAGCGCGCGGCTAACGCCTGCTGCTCGGCGGTACGCTCTGCGGCCGCCACTTGCCAGGTACCCAGTTCGCTAATATCCAGGTGGGGAAGCGAGTTTTTCACCACATCACGCTGGGTAACGTCGATATCGTTGCGGGCGCTCGCCTGCTCGACAAAGCGATTAGCCAGCGCATTGGATTGGCCGTTTTCAGCCAGAATAGAAGAGGTAATAACCAGAGCACGAGTCGTCATTGAAAGCACCAAAATCGTATAGGGAAGGATTGGAGGCTATTCTACGGCGCTTTCCGATAAGCAAAAGCGCAATGTTTTCCGATTTGTATTCGATTAAATCGAATCAAATTGGGAATAACATCTGCTCTATTCTGATGGTGAGCAACGCGGCTCACGCCAATACGCTTCAAGCCCTGGACCTTTACCCCATAGAATTATGTAGCCAACTCCACACCAGCGCGGCATCTTCGCTAACGTGGCGTCGGCTAGGGCGCACCAGCCAGAAGCGTTCATCGCTGAGCACACTGAGCTCAAAAGGCGCCACTAAATCGTTACGTTGCTCCATTAAGCGGCGGTGGGTTAGCGCGACCCCCCCACTCTGGCTAGCGAGCGCCAGCGTCATCACCTGGTTATCGCAAGTGAGCGACCAGCACTGCGCTTCCAGGTGAGCAACACCTGCTTCCTGCAGCCACCCCGGCCACCCCACGCCAAAACCGACGGCGTGCAGCAGCGTATGCCCAGCCAGATCGCTCGGCGCAGTTAACGTCTCCGCCACTGCCTGCGAGCAAACAGGCAACAGTTGCTCTTCACCTAGCGGCTGCATTTCAACGCCCGTCCACTCCCCTTTGCCATAGCGAATCTCGATATCTGCGCCTTCGGGGCCAAAGTCATCGGGCCAGATAGCACTCACTACGCGAATCGCCACCTGGGGGTGAGCCCGGTGGAAGGCAATTAAACGCGGCGCCAGCCACGTCTGCTGGATAACCGGCGTGGCACGCAGCGTCACCGGCTGCTCAGAAGTGCTGCCAAAGACCTCCAGGGTGCCCTCACTGATACGCGCAAAGGCATCGTGAATACTCGGCAGCCACGCCTGCCCGGCGGGAGTGAGCGTCAAGCTGCGGGCATGGCGCACAAAGAGCTTCTGCCCCACACGATCTTCCAACAGCCTGACGCGTTGGCTGATAGCCGCTTGGGTAACGCCCAGCTCATTGCCTGCGGCGGTAAAACTCAAGGTGCGCGCCGCAGATTCAAACGCCTGCAGCCATAATAAAGGCGGGAGCTGACTCATGAAAAAGTGACCTATAAATTAAATGATGTCTTAGGGGTCAGATTAATCGTTTGTCACTGCCGTTGCTACTCCGCATCCTAGACAGCATCAACGCACACCCCTTATAGAATGCCACTAAGGGAGCGAATCGGAGTTTTAATGAATAGCGCAGCACAGACCACACCCACGACACCTCATTCCCACGCCCCTGAGATGGGCGAATTAAGTCCTTATCAAGCGGGCCCGGTACTCACTCAAGCGATGCTTGTCCACAATGGCGTTGGCCTTGAGTGGCAAGACGGTCAACAAACCACCCTACCCCTGCTTTGGCTGCGCGACCATTGCGCCTGTCCGGCCTGCCGTCATCCGCAGACCCGCGAAAGACTCTACCTGCCGCTTGACCCCATCACAGAGCCACCCAGCGTTGCGCTACAGGATGGACATTTACACCTGACCTGGCAGGACGGTCATGTCAGCGCCTTTCATAGCGGCTGGCTTTATCAGCGCCGCCCGGAAGCCAAGCTGGCGTCTGCGGTACCCGATACTCAGCCATGGGTCGACCACTTCACTCCCGAGCGCATCCGCCACAGCGATTTTCTAACACCGCAGGGCGAAAAAGCCTGGCTAACCGCCATGTTACGCGACGGACTGGCACTGATTACCGACGGCCCATTGGTAGAAGAGGAAGTGAGCCGCTTGGCTGAACGTATTGGGCCCCTGCGCGCCACCAATTTTGGCGCCCGTTTCGATGTGCGCTCCAAACCCAATCCCAATAACGCGGCGTATACCGCCGTGGGTTTGCCGCTGCATATCGATCTGCCCAACTGGCGCCAACCGCCAGACATTCAGTTGCTCTACTGCCTGCAAAACGGCGCCAGCGGCGGTGAGTCGCTGTTCGCCGATGGAGCGCGTGTTGTGGAAGCTTTGCGCCAGCAAGATCCGGCGGCGCTTGCCATTCTCAGCGAGACGCCGATTGATTTTCGCTTTCAGGATGAAACCCACGATATTTCTATGCGGGCGCCGGTGATCACTCTGGATAGTGCAGGCAATCTGGTCGAGATGCGCTTGAACAACTGGATTCGCGATGCCCTGCACCTGCCGGTTGAGCAGATGGACGCCTGGTACAGCGCCTACTCGCTACTGTGGAAGCTATTTCACAGCGAAGCGCACCAGTTGGAGTTCACGCTTCGCCCTGGGCAGATGGTCGCTTTTGATAACCGCCGCGTACTTCACGGACGGCGCGAGTTCGATCCCAACA is part of the Halomonas alkaliantarctica genome and harbors:
- a CDS encoding bifunctional GNAT family N-acetyltransferase/carbon-nitrogen hydrolase family protein yields the protein MSLEELHLNLRNLMSDDYDQLKALMDAVYHDIGGAWPKRTIDKLIQEFPDGQIAIEDDGLLVGVALTVQVDYDEFSNPHKYDDLIGHREIILNDEDGDAMYGLDVLIHPDYRGYRLGRRLYEARKELCRSMNLRAILAGGRIPEYHQHADELTPAQYIDKVSRKEIYDPILSFQQANDFQVKRLLRKYLPEDEQSRGYATLLEWNNILFEPAASVLDNKPTQVRVGAVQWQMREFSSVEAALQQIEYFVDALSDYQSDFAVFPELFNAPLMGLQDRAAQQDQMGAIRFLAGFTERFKSELSRMAVSYNINIVGGSMIEVGDDDRLYNIAYLFHRDGTVERQAKLHITPQERRDWVIEGGDELQVFDTDAGRVGILICYDVEFPELGRLLADQDMDILFVPFWTDTKNGYLRVRHCSQARAIENECYVVLCGSVGNLPSIENLDIQYAQSAVFSPSDFAFPHDAVLAETTPNTEMIFFSDLDLTRLTVVRAEGSVTNLKDRRKDLFDLRWRDWSWKSGANLED
- a CDS encoding MGMT family protein, which gives rise to MARPELLEQIYTIVDQIPPGRVTTYGRIAAMTEGATPRMVGSAMRHLPDGHQLPWHRVIASSLKLADHGGAERQHRKLRDEGILFDGKGRVPAHLVWPD
- a CDS encoding FMN-dependent NADH-azoreductase translates to MTTRALVITSSILAENGQSNALANRFVEQASARNDIDVTQRDVVKNSLPHLDISELGTWQVAAAERTAEQQALAARSDELLAELRANDVLVIAVPMYNLGIPSQLKAWFDRILRAGETFRYTENGPQGLVEGKRAIILAARGGQYAGTEMDSQTPHLKAMLGLMGIKDTHVVYAEGLNMGEQQREAAIKEAFQAIDQLVEGL
- a CDS encoding LysR substrate-binding domain-containing protein translates to MSQLPPLLWLQAFESAARTLSFTAAGNELGVTQAAISQRVRLLEDRVGQKLFVRHARSLTLTPAGQAWLPSIHDAFARISEGTLEVFGSTSEQPVTLRATPVIQQTWLAPRLIAFHRAHPQVAIRVVSAIWPDDFGPEGADIEIRYGKGEWTGVEMQPLGEEQLLPVCSQAVAETLTAPSDLAGHTLLHAVGFGVGWPGWLQEAGVAHLEAQCWSLTCDNQVMTLALASQSGGVALTHRRLMEQRNDLVAPFELSVLSDERFWLVRPSRRHVSEDAALVWSWLHNSMG
- a CDS encoding TauD/TfdA family dioxygenase, translated to MNSAAQTTPTTPHSHAPEMGELSPYQAGPVLTQAMLVHNGVGLEWQDGQQTTLPLLWLRDHCACPACRHPQTRERLYLPLDPITEPPSVALQDGHLHLTWQDGHVSAFHSGWLYQRRPEAKLASAVPDTQPWVDHFTPERIRHSDFLTPQGEKAWLTAMLRDGLALITDGPLVEEEVSRLAERIGPLRATNFGARFDVRSKPNPNNAAYTAVGLPLHIDLPNWRQPPDIQLLYCLQNGASGGESLFADGARVVEALRQQDPAALAILSETPIDFRFQDETHDISMRAPVITLDSAGNLVEMRLNNWIRDALHLPVEQMDAWYSAYSLLWKLFHSEAHQLEFTLRPGQMVAFDNRRVLHGRREFDPNSGARHLQGTYLDRDMLASRLRVLARND